ATTATTGAATCCGTCTTTGTCGGCAGGTAACGCTGCTACGTCAAATTCTTTCGGGCGGCGAGCGATATTTGCCAATAAGGTAACCGTGTCGCTGTCGTAAAACTTGACTTGATCGTTCGGAATATCCAAAACGAGTACCTCACCTTCGGTCTTCTCTTTGTGCTTACACGCGAAGTACAGGGCGACGAGCGAATTGGCGGTAAGGTCGAGCAGTCGGGTGGGCAAACCATAGTGCTGAAGGCGAACGAGCACCTCAATTAATGGGAGAGACGAGGGAAGGTCTAACGGGCAACGAATCTTAGCTTCTTGAATTAGTGATTCTTCATTTTCAATTAGCTGTGGCTTCCGAAAAACACTTGGCTGAAGCCTGTACTTCTTATAGTCGGAATGACCCCGAAAGAATCTTGTGCGTCCAGGCGCCAACGGAATATCCGCTAGGGCCTTAGCAAACTCTGCAACTGAAGTGACGGTTATGACGGGCATTAAAATGGCCTAACGTTTGAGGTGGCTGGCATTTTGTGGAGTGCGCAAGTTGAGCTAATGGTTAGGTCTCACGTTTGCTCTTTGTAAAATTTAAGAGCTTTGAGAACACTAAGCGACTCACTTAGCTTGGCTAAGCTGGACGATGCATTGGCCGACTCTATGGAATACGCCTCTGCGTTTTTCTTGATGTCTTTTAGGGCATTTCGCAACTCTACTAATTCATCCAAAAACTGCTCTGGGATCTCAGCAGAAGGCCACTTGTGCTGACAGGTTTGACAGACTTGACCCCGTCTGAAGTATTGTATGTCGGAGTGTTGGGATCTGTACCATCGCTGCCCAGATTTGAATCCGAGTTGCGTTGGGTTGACCGCTGCACAAACTCTCACTTGCTTACAGTGTGGGCAATACTTTTTTGTACCACCTTGATAGTTCTTCATTTTAGGACTGCGCTATGTATATGGGTCGCTGGGATATCTTTTGCATATGAGCCGAACTGTGGCGTAAATTTGTGAGGCCTAACGTTTGAGGTGACCGGCACGCACTGGCTGCGCGCCGCGAAGAGCATCATCGCCTGCGCGCTTCGCGGCGTGCTGTCGTTGCGTGTACGAGTCCACCGACCTGTTAGACACGCGGATCAACGGGATACGGCTCATAGCCCAAATTCGACCACCTACTCCGTGTTTCAGCAACGAGCGGCGAGGAACCCGTAACGTGAAGGTCGCTCTCATGACACAACGTGAACTCGATATCCTCAGTCTTAATGAATATGTCGGCCTTGCCGACTTCGATAGTCCCTGCACTCTCTGCATTTGCCAGGTATTCCGGCAACGCCGTCAGCGAGACCTCTACGTCTACCCACATGTCATCGATATCGAGATTGCTGTCCCAGCCGAACGACACAGCGGCCCGCTCGACACCAGAGGCGACAAGCTTTGCGCAAATCTCGGTGAGCTCAGCCAACATCAGTTCACGCGACAAAGTGTGAGTGCGATGCTCAATCATGATAAGTGTCTAACGATTAAGCTAAAAGGCCGGCTTCAGCCGGTCCTAGTGAGCAAAGCGAGCGATTTAAGCGAATTGTTATACTCCGTTCACCGCGAACTTTTTCCAGTTTTCGTTTTCCACAAGTGTCGACTTATATATTTTCAATGACATACAGCCGTCGATTGATTTTAAAGTGCTTTTTACATGATTAAAGACCGAGGTCGGCAGCCAGGGGCTTAACGTAATTCTCTTGATTGCTTTTAGTGGAACTTGCATGCGATATACCGGAGGCCCTTTTTTAGCAGAGCCATAAAATAGTCTAAATTCTTTTTCGTCACTGAATGCGTAACGCTTTAGAAACGGTAAATCGGACTGAGATGGTGCGCATTGACGGAGTGAGTCGATAGTTTTGTATTTCACATCCTCTGCTCGTAAACCAGGAATCACACTTGCTGCAGAAATTAGTTGAACCCTATCGAACTCAATACAAGCCCCGCTACCACCATGAGAGAAGACCCTCCAATGGTGGTATGTTTCGGACGCTTCAGCCAAGCAAAGAGCATAGGTGCTTAGAAGTCCGTTAGCTTTAGCGAATTGCTCAATATAGTAGGAGTCATTTCTGTCGTCCCATAAGGCAGGATTCAGCAGCGCAAGTTCTTGGGTCTGAAGAAAATCGATTAAGTAGGGAAGTTCGGTGTACCTGCGAAGGGAAGATTCCATAAATTAGCTCAATTCCTTTTTGGCATATAACGTAAAGTTCACCTGCGACGCCCAAAGCACGCGCGGAAGCGCGGGCTTTGGGTTGCATCAGGTGCAACAGGAAGTTAGACCGGAAGTTTTTGCAACCCTTGCAAGCGGGGCGGTCGGCGAAGCTAGAAACTTCCTGCTACCCGATTTTGCAGCCACTTCGAGCCTGTTTATATTACCTACAGCCTTTAATCTCTGCGGGTCTAATCCCCGCTGCTTGCGGCGTTCTTGAGTCAAAGTGTCCGTAGGGAACTGTAAAGCGATAACTTGCCGTAAGGCGTGCGGGTCAGAGTGTAGCGAATACCCCGTCCCTTGGGCGGGGTTGATAATCTACGGGCGTAATAGCAAGACCAAAATGCATGCCTTGCAGCACAATACTTACCCCCCATAAATTAGTTCTGACAGTCTGGCAGTCTGTCGCGCCCTGTCAGATTACGAAGTTGCTCCCAACTAGGTTCAGGGCATTGATCCATCCGCTTTGATGGAAGACACCACTGTTGTATTGTCCCAACTTCTTTAGTACCAAGACATTTATTAAATTGGGGTACGTTAAGGTATTTTGGTGGCAGCGAAGCTTCTGTGTTGCCTAACATTGGTGTCGTTGGACTCACTGCGGTACAAGCAGCAGTGGCCACTGTGATTCCAAGCGTTGTCAGTTTGATAAGGATTTCAGTGGTCTTCATTAAATCACCTATGATTAAAGGAACGAATATTTAATACCTAACGGCATCAGTATTTAGCCAAGCGCGGCACGCATTCTGTTTCTATCACTCACCCAAACCGCAACTGTGATGGTGAGTTTAGGTTTTGGCTGTTTCGGTATAACGTTTGAGCTAAGCGCCAGCATCAATCGCGAGGCGATTGATCTGTCCGCTTGAGCGAATAGTTATGTGACGACAGTTCGGAGAGAGGAGGAGACAGCGCTCACTCGTTCTTCTGACTTAACGCCACCCTGTTTCCTTCCGAGTCCTCAAATTCAGCAACCCATGTGCCAGGCGCAACCTTTTTCTTTGCATAAAGCGTTTCTGCTCCTCGCTCAGCTGCACGAATCATCACGGCGTCGATGTCAGGCACATGGAAGTAGATAATCGCACCTGTCTTCGACGGAATGTAGACGTCGCCTTGAGCGAGCGTTACGTCAGCGCCTTTCCCATCACCAAGCGTCGGAAAGTGGGCCATCTCGTACCCGTCTACGACCACACGCTCAAGCTCAACACCAAAGACAAACTCATAGAAGTCAACAGCGCGCTCAATATTGCTAACTGGAATCTCAAGATACCGAACTTCAAACACAGCATTTCCTCCCTTTTGCGCCGCACAGCCGAGCAAAGCAACAACAAGTGAAACGAGCAACAGTGCCTGTACAAATCTCGCGAAGACAGAATGCATTAGCCTCTCCGAGAAAGGTTAGGGAGTGCCAGCAAGCTTGCAGTACAGAGGCACATAACGTGTGAATTCACCGGCCGCAAGAGGCGGTCCGGTGGAATGGCGTGTTAGCTGTAATTTCCGATTGGCGACTTATCAACTACTTCGTTTCGGGAGATTCTTCAACCACGATGATAGCGATGCCCGTGCAATCGACTGTACTCCAGCAATTTCTGTTGATACCGGTGGTGACAAAATTCGCAACCTGGCGATCACCCGCACCAACGATGAGCCCATTCGCACCCAATTTTGCGGCCCGCATTTGCATTTGTGCAGTGCAATTCTCTAGAGAGGCCGGGGGTTCCCAAGCCTGATTTCGGCAAGATGTTGCCTCAACGATACCGAGCGAATTAACCCCAGCTTTTTGAAGAATTGAGTTATCAGGATAAACCTGCACCTTATTCTTTGTGAAATCGTCAATTTGCTCAATTCTGACCAACGGTCCAACGCAACCAGCAAGCAGTACGATGGAGGACAGGACAATAGTATTAAAAACAATTTTCATTTTAGTAAAACAGCCTTGATAGGATTTGGTAAGGTGGTTTCTTTACAGCTAACGTTTAAGGTAAGCGGCGCCGTAGCACCGAAGGTGCGGAGGGCACCAACACGGGCCATGAAGATAGCGAAGCCATGGCCCGTGTTGGCATCCGCTTGACCGCCCAGTTAGGCCACGGTTTTTGTGAGCTGCGTAGAGCTGGGTACTCATAGTTCCACGAGCTGGGGCTCGCCAGTGCCTTGAGTGACGATGCGGACGAACTGTATAACTTCCTCCAAAGACTCGCCAGGATGTGAGGATGTAAGGATGAAGCGCGTGTTATCGCTACCATCACCGACAACAATTTCATCGATGATGTCTTCGATTAACGCGCAGTCCTTGCCTGCAACTGCAACGAAGCGAACGCCGTCGGAAATGAATTGCTCGACCAACGCCTCTAGCGTGTTGTTTGCGCCGGACTTGCTATGGATGATGACCTTTTGCGCGTAGCTCATTTGAATTGGCCTAACGCCGAGGTAAGGGGCACCGTAGTGCGTCAGCACGGAAGGCACTAACAGCTGCAAGCTGTTGGGGTCCCCTTGACCGCCCTGTTAGGCTGCGGACCAAAGCACTACTGTTCATTTTTCGCCCGGCCTTCCGAGAAACGTGGCAGGCCACGCAAGAAACGATCACGGCGATATGCGCGCTTGATGTGCCGTGGGAACCAGGTATTTGGCGTTAACAGGCTCTCAGCGAATTTATATTCAGCGTATTTGTAGTCGAGCATTTCCTTGCGCACAAATTGGCAGCCCTTTTCGCCCTCCTCTCGAACCAACCTCTGTAGTGCGCAACCAACCGCCCACACAGCTAGCTGATGCCAAACAGACCAGTTCTTGGTTTGCACTTCTGCTTGCTCCCAAGCCGCAGCAAGATTTGACGACCTGGCGATTCCGTCAGGGGAGCGCACGCCTTCGACCAAAATCAAGTTGGAGGGGAAGAATCGAAGGGCTTCGCGAAATGCTTTGCGGTAATTCATAGCTTTGTTTAGCAGCCTAACGTTTGAATTAAAGGGCGCCGTTAGGCGTCCCGCTTGAATGATGGGTTAGACAATCGGCTGAAGTGGATACTCATACAACCAGACGCTAAGGGAAATACCAAGTTTGCCAAGGCGAATTAGGTGTTCAGGTTCAATACAAAGTGATAGAGACCGTGGTTCTGCTCGACATTCAAGGTATGGTGAGTATCCGAGGCCTAAGAGGCGCGCCAAAGCTTCACCTCTCGGTTCCAAGAAGTCGAGCCACTCACCAATCTGTGCCTCGATCGTATTGGCTTCCGCTAACAAATTGATGCTTAGCTTCCAGGTTCCGATATCAGAAGGGTCAATCGCCGCCTTCGACTCGGTTGGTTGAAGACCCAGCGTTCTCGTTATAAAACTTGGATCGACGCCTGGACGGCAAAACACAAGTGTTGTAGTGCTGTCACTGCTCGTGTCGGTTTTCATAGGGTTGTCTAACGTTGTAGGTAAGGGGCGGCCCAGTTGCGGGACGTCCAGTGGAGGCCGAAGGCCGCAACGGCCTTGACCGTAATGTTAGGGGTCATAGGGAAAGACGACGCCAAATAGCAGGGCCTACGACGAAGGCGACAGCGCCAACTAAGAAATTTGCATAAGTAGCGTACATGATGGAGTGCGATGCATCCGGCACCTGGACTAGTTTGGCGACAAGCGTAGGGACGGCCATAGCGCCGAAAAAAACTACCAACCAAGTGAGCATAAGTGCGACAAAGACAAGTTTTCCGAGGAGCGAGTAGTTACCTGGAGGAGAGGCTGCTAGCTGAACCCACATATTGGAACCTTTTATCGCTGCGCTCCCTCGGTTGTAACGATAGGCGGCTAAGCCGACCCCGCAAGGAACCCACTGAACAACTCCTGCTAGCAAGCCAGATACAACGACGAGAGCTTCGTGCATAAAGAACTGACCCCTAACGTTGGAGGTAAGGGGCGCTGTGCTGCGCTTTATCGCGCAGCACAGCGACCTGAGGGAGCGGCCTTGACCGCAGTGTTGGGCATCACGGTGAAGAAACGCTTACGGTTTTTTGAGCACATATGACACCTTTGCACCCGCACATTTGAACCTGCCCGCCAAGCCATAACAGGCCTCAAGCGTGACCTCGATCGGAAGCTCTTCAGAAATATGGAGAGCATCAATTACGTTTTCTGAACTCAGTTCGGACAATTCAAGATCTGTGACACCCGAAAACGTAAGAGTTACTTCAGCCCCTTTTTGCTTATCAGCATCTATGTAGAAGATAACCAATGTGATCGTTCCAGGTTGAACGAAGGCAATGCTCTTTATCTTCCCGTCGCAGAAGAGCGGCCAATACCCGAAGTAGGATTCAACTTTGTCAGCGTGCTCGATCATGTTCTTGTGACGCCCAACGTTGAAAATCACCGGGTGCAGGCAAGCGCAGCTTGCCGGAAGTCCGGTGGATTGTAATGTTAGAACGCTTCACGCCCATGCCACCACCCAGGACAGAAAAATGTGAGGCTTGAGCTGCAAAATGAAGTATGGAATTTTTGGCTCATTGAACTTAAGGATGAGCCGTTCAAGTCCTCTATCGGTTTCAATCGTCCACTCGACTATCCCCACCAGTTTGATTTCGGCCTGCAATAGATTGGCATGCCACCACTTGAACGAAAACTCGCCTTCGTCTGGTGCGATGGTAGCGATGAGTTTGTCGGCTCCTCTTACGGAGACGAACTCAGCTCCGTAATACCACTCCGTTCCCGGCGTCATTAGCCGTGGCTCTGCTTCAAAAAACGCGAGATAGTCGACGAGTTCAGGAGTGATTGTCATAACGTTCTAACGTTTGAGGTAACCGGACCGTTGCGGTATGCGGCTAAAGGCCCAGAATGAAATAAAGAGCTTTAGCCGCATACCGCAATGGGTCCGGTTGAGCGAATGGTTAGGCGTCAGTTCTTTGCACACTGTTGCGCCATCTGTTTGGTGACAGGGAAACATGTTCTGTTCTATAGCGCTGGCAACTTTAGAACTTGTCTTGTTTATTTCGTTGCGTTCGTAGCTTGTGCTTTCCATACAACTTTAGACCGGCTAGAACTGCGACAGCTCCAGCAGAGAAATAACCTACAACTGGTCCGACAGTCAGTATCAAAGGTACATTCGCTAGTCCTAGCCACATGAGCGCGGCACCAAAGATACCAGGACTGGCTATCACCATTCCGGCCTTTGCAATTAGTGCTGCTATCACTCCGTAACTCGCCACATCCTCTACGAAATCAATTGTTGATTTCTGTTCAAGCTTAGGCATTTGGATCTTTGTGGGTTCCACTTCCGTTCGACTGAACAAAAATCTATAGATGCGACGCAAGATCAGGAACGAGATTAGTGCAATTGCAGCCAATACGAGGGTTTCTAGTATTACAAGCATATGGTGAGTGATAGCTGGGGTGTCTGATGCCTAACGTTGAAGCTAACGGGCGGCTGCGGGCGGGCGAAGCCCGCTTGCAGCCATCCCTGTTGAGCGTGATGTTAGAAGCCCCTCGATTGCTGCAACTGTATTGAGCGGGGCTTCACCTTGAACCGCAACAACCTGTGGCAGGAGTGCAAGCAGTTGTGTTTTTTCAGATTCTGCATTTATGCGCAGCGAATAAAAGCCATGGGAAATAACCCAGCCATTCTTTGATGCTGGCTCGGAGAAGATGGCTTCCATGGGACTACCATCGGCAGCAAAGAAAAGCCAACCACCTTCTGAAACATCCCACCCCTCGCAATACCTGACGGCGTCATTCTCGGTGGGAAAGATCATCAGGGTTCTCTCGTCGGTAGCGTAGGCAAAGATCATGGCTTCTAACGTTTGACATGAGGGGTGGCCGAGGGCGATAGCCCTTGGACGTCCCTCTCGATGGAAGGGTTAGGCATTCCCGCCTCGACCTTGCTGCACCCGGACTGGCTTGCCGATTTCTCGGGCGATTGCTGCGACGTGGGACTGCTGGTTATCTACGACGTACAGCTCGACATGACGAATGAGGTCTCGGAGCTCGTAAAGACGATCGAATGGGAACGAGAGGTTGTATTCAAGGTTGAGTACCAGCTCTTCTGCATTTTCGCTTTCAGACATGTCGACTGACTCAAATTCATTCTCATCGCTGTGCGAAACGTATTTGTGGCGTAGATCAATGATTCTTTCGTGCTGCTCAAGGAGTGCCGCATCAGTGCCGAAGATCGATGAACCCTCTAGGCGCCGACGCCCGGCTCCGGAACTTACGAAGCACCTGGAATAGGCATTGATTGCGCCTCGGAAATGAGCAAGGAACTCGAGAATCGCTTCATACGAACTCCACAGATGTGGGTGACCAAGTTCCTCGGCTCTCGCAATGTAATAGCGAGCTTCGTGAACTTGCTGCATCAGGTAAACCCACCGACTGAAGTTGTTCAAAGCGCTCATGGTCTAGGAATGCCTAACGTTGGAGGTAAGGGGCTGCGGCGCGAAAGCGACTGACCGAAGAAACCACGCCGGTTCCGCAGTCCCGCTTGACCGAAATGTTAGGAATCATTTTCTAAACAATGAGATTTCGCTAATTAGGTAACCAACTAAAGCGCCAAAGAGCCCGCCAAAAACAACAATTCCGAGGCTTAGAGGAAGGTCGAGCAACCAAACAACAATTTTCTGCGCGCCGGCCCACGAAATATCAACAAGCGAGTAGTAGTCAATATTCAATTTGCCCAGGACAGATGAAATGGGGATTGGGGTCCATTGCCCTTCCCTCAACCAGAGCAATGCCTGGTACCCCAAAAGACAGATTGATCCGAAAAAACCTAAAGCGCCGAAAAGGCCAAACCACTCCTCAATCGTTTTTGTGCGCTCAGCATTCAAAGCGCTTATCTGTGCCATGGGATGGTTCCTAACGTTCGAGCTAAGCGGAGCGAGGGGTTAGGCATCACTTAACGGTGTAGCCCAATTGAGAAGCTAGGTTTCCAAACCCCGAGTCGGTATAGTTTAACTGCCTTGCCATGGAGTTGCCAAAGTTCAACTTCGTCGTGCCGACAACTCCAAACTGGTTTACAAGAAGTGCCACGTCAGTGGCATCAGCAACGCCAATGGCGAAATAGCCCTTCATCTTGGTGCTCGCCCAATCACCCTGCAGATTGTTATTTGCCCACTCCTGAAACAATCCGTATGGGGTTGGCAGTTTCTTCTTCATTTTATCAAAGTGGGGGCCTCCCGGCAGTGTGGCCGATACGGCTGCCGTAAAGAAGGTTGCCGCCGCGTTGGCGGGGATAAAGCTGTTCCATTTGATTTGGGGCATTGATCCTCCTGTTGTTTGGGGCGCTGAACCGAATCTCCTCCCCGGGCCGTCAGCGGGCGCTCTTTGTGACGCCTAACGTTGGAGGTAACGTGCAGCCAGAGCTGCGCAGCTGCGGGAACCCAAAGCGCAGCTTTGGGCTGTCACGTTGACCGAAAGGTTAGAGCTCTGCATGAATTACAAAAAACGCTTTATCTCCCCGCTTATAACCTTGGCGAGGTCCAGTGAAGTGTTGCGGCAAGACTGTTAATGATCGCATCTCGCTGACGTGAAAAATCTTCCAGCCAACAAATTCACCAGATCCACTACCGCCAGCGACTTGATAGGCTCGGAGAGCTTGATGTCCCTTACCGTCAACACCAAGTGTGTGTGGCTCCACGGTGCGACCATAGCCATCGTAAAAGAAGGAAATAAGGTTTCTATTTTGAATCGCTGCGGGTATTTGCATGAATAGCTCTAACTAGATTTATAGAACAATAACGGCGATATACATTTATCCGAACATCACCCTTAGGACTACCCACCTGAGTGAGCCCTTTGTAAAGCTTGGCTCTTGAGAAATATACTGTACTTATGAACAGTATAACCAAAACCCAAAACTCGCCACGTTTGCTTGACCAATTGCGCACTGCGATTCGTTACAAACACTATTCCTACGCAACCGAAAAAGCCTATGTGTACTGGGTTCGGTTTTACATTCGTTTTCACAACCTGCAGCACCCGGCTGAAATGTCTGCTGCGCAGGTCGAAGCATTCTTGCAGTATCTAAGCGTCAAGCGAAAAGTTTCGGCATCGACACACAAGCAGGCGCTGTCCGCTTTGCTCTTTCTCTATCGCGAAGTTCTGAAGCAAAACCTGCCTTGGCTTGATGAAGTAAGTCGTCCGACAACTTCCAAGCGATTACCCGTGGTACTTACCCGCCAGGAAGTGAGCTGTGCCTTTAATCACCTTGAAGGCGTTCACCTGCTGGTCGCCAAATTGCTATACGGCACAGGCATGCGAATTATGGAAGCACTTCGCCTGCGTACCAAAGACATTGATTTTGACCACAACTGCATCATCATTCGATGCGGAAAAGGCAACAAAGACAGAGTTGTTATGCTTCCGGCTTCACTTGCTGGCGCTTTGAAACATCAGTTGCAACAGGCAAACCAGGTATGGAAGGGGGATCGAGCCAATTTACTACGGGGTGTGGAGCTTCCTGATGCACTGCAAGTCAAGTATCCGCGTGCGCCCGAAAGTTGGGCGTGGTTCTGGGTATTCCCCCAAGAAAAAACTTCTATTTGTCCTGTTACCGGCATTCATCGCAGGCACCATTTGTATCCACAAACTTTCAGGCGAGACTTCAAGCGCGCACTTGAAAGTGCTGCCATTCACAAACCTGCCTCACCGCACACTCTGCGGCATAGCTTCGCAACGCACTTGCTTCAATCGGGCGCTGATGTTCGAACGGTTCAAACATTGCTGGGTCACAACGACCTGAACACAACCATGATTTACACACACGTTGCGAATTGCGTGGGCGGTGTGGCAAGCCCTTTAGACTCGCTTTCGCGATCTACCATAGCTACCGCAAGGCCATACTGATGAAGCCCTGTCTTGTTCGCACTGTGAATTTAAAAATTAATGTAAAAATGTAAATTAATTGGTATTTAACAGCAAGCCATTTGCGACGCGCACTGGGTCGCATAATCAACATACAAGAGCTAAACACCTGATCTTACACGGCTGAATTTCACAAACTGACATGTACTACCCCTCATTTGAGGGGGATCACGAAACACAAGTACGCAACAGATACCCACGGGTGATTGAGGCACATTCCGAAGCACAGCCGGCCCCACACTTTTATGCGCGTAAAAATGCAAAAACCGGACAAACCCTTTCGGATTTGTCCGGTTTTTTTAGTCACCTCAACCCGCGCTACCCACGCAGGTCAGTGAAAAATCAGGCGGCTACTGCGGCCTTTGAAACAGCCTTGCTCATGCGAGCACGCACTGCTTTTTTCACTTCTGGGTTCGGGTTGCGCATGGCGTTGTTGACTTGCTCAACGAATGCGTCGATTTCTTTCAGCACGTGGCTGTTGTCGTGCATCCATGGGTGGAAGTCGGCTTTGAAGTAATCAAAGAAGTCGCTGGCGGCGTTGCGGAAAATACCGCCTTTGCCCAGCAACATTTTACCAACGGCCTTGTAACCTTGCAGGTGCTTGCCCTTGGTGTTGGGGTCTGCAAATACCAGGCGTGCGTGGAAGTAAGCAATTACGGGCCAGAAAATTGCGGTGGCCAGTACCATGCCGAAGCGGCGCAGGAAGCGGTTGTACACGTTGTCGGGCACAACTGTGTTCCACACGTCATAGGCAACAGCCTTGTGCTCTGTTTCTTCGTAAGCGTGCCACTGCCACATTTGCTTGAAGCCCTGGTCTGATTTTTCACCAGTCACTTTTGGATCTTTCAGAACGGCATCAGCCATGATGGCTGTGTAATGTTCCAGCGCAATGGTGCCAGCCAAAGACAATTTCTTGCCCAGGCCTTTTTGCAAACCACCCAGCAGGCTCCACAGCATTTTGTCCAGCTTCAAAGCGGGCAGACCACTGCGGTCCATCATTTCGTTGTATTCCTCGTGTTCGCGGCTATGCAGTGCTTCCTGGCCGATGAATGCAGTGATGGCCTGCTTCAGTTCGGGGTCAGTCACCTGGTCTTTGTAGGCGCGAACGGAGTCCATGAACAAGCGCTCGCCGGCTGGGAACAGCACGGACAAGGCGTTGAAGAAGTGGGTGACGTGCTCACCCTGTTCATGCCAATTGTTGATGCGGGACTCGTCGAGGTTGATTTTGACGTCGCGGCGCACTGGAATGACTTTCATGGTGTTACTCCTTTATTTACAGCTGTTTTTTTGTTCGTTGAAATTAACCGTTACATCACACAATGTATCAATCATTCTCGACATTAACAACTGTAAACATTAGAAAAACACTCTAACGATCAAACGATCGTTTGTTTTTTGAAACAGGGCAAACCCTTGATTCCACTGCGTTTAATTTTTTGCGATGCAATAATATTTAATACCAGCGAAACGGAAGTCCCTGTTCCGATTGGGTAATTTTGAATTGTGGCATGCGGCGAAACCTCGGTTTGACCCCGCACAAGGGCCCTACTCCTGTTCTTCACCCAGCCAACGGTACAGGGTGCGCCGGCCAATTCCCAGCAATGCGGCAGCACGGCGCTTGTTGCCATCCACTTC
The nucleotide sequence above comes from Limnobacter thiooxidans. Encoded proteins:
- a CDS encoding FRG domain-containing protein, which produces MPVITVTSVAEFAKALADIPLAPGRTRFFRGHSDYKKYRLQPSVFRKPQLIENEESLIQEAKIRCPLDLPSSLPLIEVLVRLQHYGLPTRLLDLTANSLVALYFACKHKEKTEGEVLVLDIPNDQVKFYDSDTVTLLANIARRPKEFDVAALPADKDGFNNDTEVGKLLHDIRSDKSAFRNIIVPSDLRRVVAVRTRLDNARIARQEGAFLLFGADGSKSKPAKVPDDWLVCGTATQRIIFSNKHKLKRELLSFGVSEQSLFPELESQAAAIVARYQNKYARKKK
- a CDS encoding DUF2971 domain-containing protein, coding for MESSLRRYTELPYLIDFLQTQELALLNPALWDDRNDSYYIEQFAKANGLLSTYALCLAEASETYHHWRVFSHGGSGACIEFDRVQLISAASVIPGLRAEDVKYKTIDSLRQCAPSQSDLPFLKRYAFSDEKEFRLFYGSAKKGPPVYRMQVPLKAIKRITLSPWLPTSVFNHVKSTLKSIDGCMSLKIYKSTLVENENWKKFAVNGV
- a CDS encoding VOC family protein; translated protein: MHSVFARFVQALLLVSLVVALLGCAAQKGGNAVFEVRYLEIPVSNIERAVDFYEFVFGVELERVVVDGYEMAHFPTLGDGKGADVTLAQGDVYIPSKTGAIIYFHVPDIDAVMIRAAERGAETLYAKKKVAPGTWVAEFEDSEGNRVALSQKNE
- the rcsF gene encoding Rcs stress response system protein RcsF, giving the protein MKIVFNTIVLSSIVLLAGCVGPLVRIEQIDDFTKNKVQVYPDNSILQKAGVNSLGIVEATSCRNQAWEPPASLENCTAQMQMRAAKLGANGLIVGAGDRQVANFVTTGINRNCWSTVDCTGIAIIVVEESPETK
- a CDS encoding DUF7684 family protein; protein product: MSYAQKVIIHSKSGANNTLEALVEQFISDGVRFVAVAGKDCALIEDIIDEIVVGDGSDNTRFILTSSHPGESLEEVIQFVRIVTQGTGEPQLVEL
- a CDS encoding DUF4279 domain-containing protein; its protein translation is MKTDTSSDSTTTLVFCRPGVDPSFITRTLGLQPTESKAAIDPSDIGTWKLSINLLAEANTIEAQIGEWLDFLEPRGEALARLLGLGYSPYLECRAEPRSLSLCIEPEHLIRLGKLGISLSVWLYEYPLQPIV
- a CDS encoding Imm50 family immunity protein, producing MIEHADKVESYFGYWPLFCDGKIKSIAFVQPGTITLVIFYIDADKQKGAEVTLTFSGVTDLELSELSSENVIDALHISEELPIEVTLEACYGLAGRFKCAGAKVSYVLKKP
- a CDS encoding integron integrase encodes the protein MNSITKTQNSPRLLDQLRTAIRYKHYSYATEKAYVYWVRFYIRFHNLQHPAEMSAAQVEAFLQYLSVKRKVSASTHKQALSALLFLYREVLKQNLPWLDEVSRPTTSKRLPVVLTRQEVSCAFNHLEGVHLLVAKLLYGTGMRIMEALRLRTKDIDFDHNCIIIRCGKGNKDRVVMLPASLAGALKHQLQQANQVWKGDRANLLRGVELPDALQVKYPRAPESWAWFWVFPQEKTSICPVTGIHRRHHLYPQTFRRDFKRALESAAIHKPASPHTLRHSFATHLLQSGADVRTVQTLLGHNDLNTTMIYTHVANCVGGVASPLDSLSRSTIATARPY
- a CDS encoding metal-dependent hydrolase, whose protein sequence is MKVIPVRRDVKINLDESRINNWHEQGEHVTHFFNALSVLFPAGERLFMDSVRAYKDQVTDPELKQAITAFIGQEALHSREHEEYNEMMDRSGLPALKLDKMLWSLLGGLQKGLGKKLSLAGTIALEHYTAIMADAVLKDPKVTGEKSDQGFKQMWQWHAYEETEHKAVAYDVWNTVVPDNVYNRFLRRFGMVLATAIFWPVIAYFHARLVFADPNTKGKHLQGYKAVGKMLLGKGGIFRNAASDFFDYFKADFHPWMHDNSHVLKEIDAFVEQVNNAMRNPNPEVKKAVRARMSKAVSKAAVAA